TCCTTCAGGCTTTCGGCGATCGCGCTCTGGATCGGCAGCCGCTGCAGTCCCTCAGCGACGAGAAGCCGCGGACCGGTCGCCGGCGTGAACGGGATCGAGCATTGAAGTTTGGGATAATAACGCCCGCCGGCCCGCTCGAAGGCATCGGCCCAGCCATGGTCGAAGACATATTCGCCCTGGCTGTGGCTCTTGAGGTAGCCGGGCAGGGCGCCGATCAGTTCGCCGCGCTCGGTCTCGAGCAGCAAGTGGTGGCCGAGCCAGCCGGTCTCGGCGCTGGCCGAACCGGACTCTTCCAGCGACGACAAAAAGGCGTGCGAGACGAACGGGTTATAGGCAAGCGTCGGGCAAGTCTTCGACGCCCCGGAAAGCCTGGACCAGCTTTCTGGGGAAATCGCGGTGAAGGAGCGTTCTACGCGAATGGATAGTTCATCGGTCATGGGGCAGATACGAAGCCTGTGGGAGAATAGTCTCGGCTCTGTCTTGCAGCGCCGCGCGTCTTTTCAGACGCGCAAAGGACGCTGTAACGCTTTGAGTTGCTGCATAATTTTATCCTTAAATCGATTCCGATTTAAGGAATTATGCGGCAGTCTGCGCATGATCTTGGCCAAAAAGCGAGCGTCAAACCGCCACACGCGGGTCGAAGCCTTCGAAGGTCATCTGGTCCGCGTTGGCGAAGGTGCGCCGGCGCGCTTCTTCGTCGCGCACCGTCCAGGTTATGACGGGGATGCCCTTTTCACGTTCGCCTGAGATGAAGGCGTTCGGCAGGTCGTCATAATAATAGGAGATGAAATCGAGACCAATCTCCATCGCCTTCGCATGCGTCGCAAACTCCTCCGGCGTGTTGCCGTTGGCGGTAAGACCAAGCGGGTAGGGTGCGTCAAGCGCCTTCAGATCGCGCAGCAGCCAGTGGTCGAAGCTCATCAGCGCCACCTTGCCCTGGTAATCCTGAAGCACCTCTAGCACGGCTTCTGCAAATCCCTCGTCATCGGCCTCGCGGCCCTTCAGCTCCAGCACCAGCGGCACCTTGCCCTGGACGAGATCGAGAAGCTGGCGGAGCGTCGGCACCTTGTCTCCGGTGCCGCCGACGGCGATCAGTCCGAGCTCACGGGAGGTGCGCTCGCGGATGTCGCCCGGAAGATTGCAGAGCCGCTGCAGGTCCTCGTCGTGAAAGACGACCGGCACGCCGTCGGAGGCGTAATGCAGGTCGCATTCGATCGCAAAGCCCGCTTCGACGGCACGCGAAAAGGCCGAAAGCGTGTTTTCCCAGACGAGTTTATTGAGGTCGTGATAGCCGCGATGGGCGACCGGCACGTCCCGGATCCAGGCCGCATTGGTCATTCCGCGATTTCCATGATAGCATCGATCTCGACGGCGGCGTTCAGCGGCAGGGCGGCCATGCCGACGGCGGCACGCGCATGTTTGCCGGCCTCGCCGAGCACGCCGGCAATCAGGTTCGAAGCGCCGTTGATGACGAGATGCTGCTCGACGAAGTCGGGCGCCGAGGCGACGAAGCCGTTCAGTTTGATGACGCGCCGGATGCGGCCGAGATCGCCGCCAAGCGCCGCCTTCGCCTGGGCAAGGATGTTGATGGCGCAGAGTTCGGCGCCGCGCTGGCCGCTCGCAACGTCGACGGTCTTGCCGAGATGGCCGGAGACGGCGATCTTGCCGCCTTCGAGCGGCAGCTGGCCGGAGATGTAGAGAAGATTGCCGCTGATGACGTAAGGAACGTAATTTGCAGCAGGCGCTGCGGCTTCGGGCAGGGTTATCCCCATCTCAGTCAGGCGCTTTGCAATTTCATCCGACATTTTCGTCTCCGCTTTTGTTGTCAATTCTTCAAAAATTATGCATCAAGACTAGAATCTTTAATACGACAGGTTCGAGCCTCGATTTGGCCGAAAGCGTTCTTATAACATCGCGACCGAGTCCAACAGGAGTTAATGAATGTTCCGATCAGGTCTTGTCGCTCTGCTTCTCGCCAGCGTTTCCGCCAATGCATGGGCGGCTGCGCCCGCGGTAAGCGCTGCGATCGCGACCGGCCTCGTCGCACATCGCGCGGTCTACGATCTGGAACTGAAGGACGCCTCGGACCGCTCCGGCATTGCCGGCATGTACGGTCGCATGGTCTATGAGTTCGACGGCAGCTATTGCCAGGGCTTCACCACCAACTTCCGCTTCGTGACGCAGATCGACACCGGCGACAGCGTCCGCGTCAGCGACCAGCAGACGAAGACCTTCGAGAATCTCAAGGACGGCAAGTTCACCTTCGACACCAAATCCTTTACCGACCAACAGCTCGACAAGGAGGTCAACGGTGCGGCTCAGGATCAGCCGGATGGCGTCAAGGTCGATCTCAAGCAGCCGTCGAGCCGCGAACTGCAGCTTGCCGAAAGCCGGTTCCCAACCGAACATATGCTCGACGTGATCCAGAACGCCAAGGACGGCAAGCGCTTCTTCGAGGCCCGCGTCTTCGACGGCTCGGATGACGGCGACAAGTCGCTGGTGACGACGACGATCGTCGGCAAACAGGAGACGCCGGTTGCCGAGGAGGCTGATTCCGGCAATGCCGGCGCTTTCTCCAAGACAGCCTTCTGGCCGGTGACGATCGCCTATTTCAACGAGAATGCAAAATCCGACGCTCTGCCGGTCTATCGTATGTCGTTCAAGCTCTATGAGAACGGCATCACCCGCGACCTGACGATGGATTACGGCGATTTCGTTCTGACCGGCAAGCTCGCAAAGCTCGAGCTGCTCGACCGCAAGGCCGAGGTTTGCAAGTAAGTCTGCACAGCTTTCCGACTGTCATAAAACTGTATCATAAAGTTCATTATTGTGCGGCGACCAGCGATGATTGAGTCGTCTTCCGTCGTCCTGCTTTTCGGGTCGGTGTGATTCTAGCGGCCAGTCCATCGTGACAAGGCCTGTTTATTGCGAAGATGGGCCTCCAGACGATTACCTGTCGCAAGCCTGGAAAGCCCGCCTCATGGCCGATACCGATCTCGCGACTGTTCAAAACGCCGCCCTGCCTGTAGTCGCCGCCGATCCGGCGGAAATCGCTCGCATTTCCGACACCATCAATATCACCGATCGCGCCGGCATCTCGGTCTATGGCGACCGTGCCCAGCAGGCGGTCAGCGACTATGCCGACAGGATCCTGCGCGAGGTCCGCAACAAGGATCTCGGCGAAATTGGCCGCCTCTTGAGCGACATCATCCTCAAGTCGAAGGGCCTCGACCCGGCGTCGCTGAAGGACAAGGGTTTTCTCAGCCGCATCTTCCTCTCCGCCAAGGCGCGGCTCGAGCGGTTCAAGGCGGAATTTGAGGACGTGGCCGGCCAGATCGATCGGATCGGCCTCGAACTCGACCGCCACAAGGATACGCTGCGGCGCGATATCGCGATGCTCGACGACCTGCATGAGGAAACCCGGCAATCGATCATGCGGCTCGAGGCCTACGTGCAGGCCGGCAAGGCGTTTGCAGAGCGTTTCCGCAGCACCGAACTGCCGAGGCTGAAGGCTGCTGCCGAAACGGCTGCGACCGGTCCCGGCGGCGGCATGCTGGAAGCGCAAACCTATCAGGACAGCCTGCAGGCGCTGGACCGATTGGAAAAGCGGGTGTTTTACCTGTAGCAGGCACGCCAGCTCGGCATCCAGCAATTGCCGCAGATCCGCATCGTCCAGGCGGGCGACGAGACGCTGATCGAGAACTTGCAGGCGACCTCGGCGCTGACGGTGCCGGCCTGGAAACAGAAGATGGTGATCCTGCTCGGGCTGACGCGGCAGAAATCGGCGCTTGAGCTGCAGAAGGCGGTGACCGACGCTACCAACGACATGATCCGACAGGCATCCGAGATGATGAAGGACCAGGCGATCGCTATCGAGCAGCAGTCGCAGCGCGGCATCGTCGATATCGACACGCTCGCCAAGGCCAACAGGGATCTGATCGACACGATTTCAGGCGTGCTGCAGGTTCAGGAAGAGGGGCGCCGGAAGCGGGCGCAGGCCGAGCAGCAGATGGAGCAGATGACGGTTGAACTCAAGAAGGCGATGACTGGGGCGTGATCGGCAGGATGACGATGCGAGCACTCCTTTCAGGCCTGGCGCTCCTTGCGGCTCTCGCCCTTGCCGGCTGCGATCCCTTCGGCAAGGGGCCGGACTTCTCGATCGTCTCCGGATCGGAAAATACCGTTCTGCAGCCGATCGTCGAGGAATTTTGCAAGCAGAAGAATGCGACCTGCACCTTCAAATATGAAGGCACGCTCGATATCGGCCTGGCGCTGCAGAGCGATCAGGGCGTCGAGCAGGATGCGGTCTGGCCGGCCTCCAGCGTATGGGTCGACATGTTCGACACCAAGCGCCGCGTCAAGAGCCTGACTTCGATCGCCCAGACGCCGGTGGTCCTGGGCGTGCGCAAGTCGAAGGCCGAGAAGCTCGGCTGGATCGGCAGGGACGTGTTCATGAAGGACATTCTCGCCGCCGTCGAAAACGGATTGCTGAAATTCCTGATGACCTCGGCGACGCAATCCAACTCAGGCGCCAGCGCCTATCTTGCCATGCTGTCGAGCGCACTCGGCAACAAGCCGGTGATCGAACCCGGCGATCTCGACGACAAGGGTGTCCAAGAGAGTGTCCGATCGCTGCTTTCGGGCGTCGTGCGCTCTTCCGGCTCTTCCGGCTGGCTTGCCGATCTCTACGTCGAATCCGCCGGCAAGGGCACTGTCTACGACGGCATGTGGAATTACGAGGCGGTGCTGAAGGAAACCAACGATAAGCTTGCCGCCTTGTCGCAGGAACCGCTTTACGCGATCTACCCGGCCGATGGCGTGGCCATGGCGGATTCGCCGCTCGGTTTCGTCGATCATGGACGCGGGCCGGACGTTGAGACGTTCTTCAACGATCTGCTTACCTATCTCCGTTCGGCCCCGGTGCAGCAGCGTATCGCCGATACCGGCCGGCGCATTCCGCTCACCGGTGTTGCCGCAAAACCGGAGCCTGGCTGGAATTTCGATCCGGCCCGGCTTGTGACCGCCATCCGCATGCCGGAGCCGGGTGTCATCCGCCAGGCGCTTACTCTTTATCAGGCCGCGCTGCGCAAACCGTCTCTGACTGCGCTCTGCCTCGATTTCTCCGGCTCGATGCAGGGCGATGGCGAGGACCAGCTGCAGAAGGCGATGCGTTTCCTGCTGACACCAGACGAAGCAAGCAAGGT
This Rhizobium acidisoli DNA region includes the following protein-coding sequences:
- a CDS encoding VWA domain-containing protein, translated to MRALLSGLALLAALALAGCDPFGKGPDFSIVSGSENTVLQPIVEEFCKQKNATCTFKYEGTLDIGLALQSDQGVEQDAVWPASSVWVDMFDTKRRVKSLTSIAQTPVVLGVRKSKAEKLGWIGRDVFMKDILAAVENGLLKFLMTSATQSNSGASAYLAMLSSALGNKPVIEPGDLDDKGVQESVRSLLSGVVRSSGSSGWLADLYVESAGKGTVYDGMWNYEAVLKETNDKLAALSQEPLYAIYPADGVAMADSPLGFVDHGRGPDVETFFNDLLTYLRSAPVQQRIADTGRRIPLTGVAAKPEPGWNFDPARLVTAIRMPEPGVIRQALTLYQAALRKPSLTALCLDFSGSMQGDGEDQLQKAMRFLLTPDEASKVLVQWSPGDRIIVIPFDGSVRNSFMASGNPLEQEGLLNEISRQKAGGGTDMYACAAQALQQIARTDRLSTYLPAIVIMTDGRSDDQSQAFMSEWNATEPHVPVFGITFGDADKTQLDSLAKETSARVFDGGSNLATAFRTARGYN
- a CDS encoding glycerophosphodiester phosphodiesterase; amino-acid sequence: MTNAAWIRDVPVAHRGYHDLNKLVWENTLSAFSRAVEAGFAIECDLHYASDGVPVVFHDEDLQRLCNLPGDIRERTSRELGLIAVGGTGDKVPTLRQLLDLVQGKVPLVLELKGREADDEGFAEAVLEVLQDYQGKVALMSFDHWLLRDLKALDAPYPLGLTANGNTPEEFATHAKAMEIGLDFISYYYDDLPNAFISGEREKGIPVITWTVRDEEARRRTFANADQMTFEGFDPRVAV
- a CDS encoding RidA family protein, producing MSDEIAKRLTEMGITLPEAAAPAANYVPYVISGNLLYISGQLPLEGGKIAVSGHLGKTVDVASGQRGAELCAINILAQAKAALGGDLGRIRRVIKLNGFVASAPDFVEQHLVINGASNLIAGVLGEAGKHARAAVGMAALPLNAAVEIDAIMEIAE
- a CDS encoding cell envelope integrity EipB family protein, which translates into the protein MFRSGLVALLLASVSANAWAAAPAVSAAIATGLVAHRAVYDLELKDASDRSGIAGMYGRMVYEFDGSYCQGFTTNFRFVTQIDTGDSVRVSDQQTKTFENLKDGKFTFDTKSFTDQQLDKEVNGAAQDQPDGVKVDLKQPSSRELQLAESRFPTEHMLDVIQNAKDGKRFFEARVFDGSDDGDKSLVTTTIVGKQETPVAEEADSGNAGAFSKTAFWPVTIAYFNENAKSDALPVYRMSFKLYENGITRDLTMDYGDFVLTGKLAKLELLDRKAEVCK